Proteins encoded by one window of Chondromyces crocatus:
- a CDS encoding electron transfer flavoprotein subunit alpha/FixB family protein: protein MADVLVVAEAAEGKLKKTTHSAVTFARQAATALGGTYSILVIGSGLDAAAAEAASLGAAKVLVAQDASLETYLAERYAPTVAEVAKSRGFAVVVGAASGYGKDLLPRVAARLDAGYASDITGVITEGGSLRYRRPMFAGNAFGLVSVSTPIQVVSVRQSAFAAADASGAQTAVEAVAVTQPGAAAGRVEFVSFDQVKSSRPELAEAKVVVSGGRALKEKFNQVIDPLADVLGAAVGASRAACDAGYAPGDLQVGQTGKIVAPQLYIAIGISGAIQHLAGMKGSKVIVAINKDADAPIFQVADYGLVADLFAAVPELTKQIQSARG, encoded by the coding sequence ATGGCTGATGTTCTCGTGGTCGCCGAGGCGGCCGAAGGCAAGCTGAAGAAGACGACGCACTCGGCGGTGACGTTCGCGCGCCAGGCGGCGACGGCGCTCGGAGGCACGTACTCGATCCTGGTCATCGGCAGCGGGCTGGATGCCGCGGCTGCCGAGGCTGCGTCGCTCGGTGCGGCCAAGGTGCTCGTCGCGCAGGATGCGTCGCTCGAGACCTACCTCGCAGAGCGTTACGCGCCGACCGTCGCCGAGGTGGCGAAGTCGCGCGGCTTCGCCGTCGTGGTCGGTGCAGCCAGCGGTTACGGGAAGGACCTCCTGCCGCGCGTCGCGGCGCGCCTCGACGCAGGCTACGCCAGCGACATCACCGGCGTGATCACCGAGGGCGGCTCCCTCCGCTACCGGCGTCCCATGTTCGCAGGCAACGCCTTCGGGCTCGTCAGCGTCTCCACCCCCATCCAGGTGGTGAGCGTCCGGCAGAGTGCCTTCGCCGCCGCAGATGCGTCGGGCGCTCAGACGGCCGTCGAGGCGGTGGCGGTGACGCAGCCGGGTGCAGCGGCAGGACGGGTGGAGTTCGTCTCGTTCGATCAGGTCAAGAGCAGCCGCCCGGAGCTCGCCGAGGCCAAGGTCGTCGTGTCGGGTGGCCGCGCTCTGAAGGAGAAGTTCAACCAGGTGATCGATCCGCTTGCGGACGTGCTCGGAGCCGCCGTCGGCGCGAGCCGTGCCGCCTGCGACGCGGGCTATGCGCCCGGTGATCTGCAGGTGGGTCAGACCGGCAAGATCGTCGCCCCTCAGCTCTACATCGCGATCGGGATCTCCGGCGCGATCCAGCATCTCGCTGGCATGAAGGGCTCGAAGGTGATCGTCGCCATCAACAAGGATGCCGACGCGCCGATCTTCCAGGTCGCCGACTACGGTCTCGTGGCCGACCTCTTCGCAGCTGTGCCCGAGCTGACGAAGCAGATCCAGTCCGCACGCGGTTGA
- a CDS encoding electron transfer flavoprotein subunit beta/FixA family protein — MKILVALKRVADPDNANKVKIPPSGERIETTGLEWKPNPFDEYALEAALRLTEDGKAPKARTGEVVVVTFGPKETEQTLRAALATGADRAIRVDVTDDKLDGALVARALKALVEREKPDVVLMGKQAVDGDSNQVGQALAELLDWPMATFAATIQEEQGALLVGREVDGGVASLRVRLPAVVTVDLRIVAPTSVYSLKTARTFKYNDGVRFAALPAIMASRKKPLAEVKLADLAADQGLKVQYHSFEPPPARKAGIKVKDVGELVTRLKDEAKVL, encoded by the coding sequence GTGAAGATCCTCGTTGCACTGAAGCGCGTCGCTGATCCGGACAACGCGAACAAGGTCAAAATCCCGCCGTCGGGTGAACGGATCGAGACGACCGGGCTCGAATGGAAGCCCAACCCGTTCGATGAGTACGCGCTGGAGGCAGCCCTGCGCCTCACCGAGGACGGCAAGGCGCCCAAGGCCCGCACGGGCGAAGTCGTGGTGGTGACGTTCGGTCCGAAGGAGACGGAGCAGACCCTCCGCGCCGCGCTCGCGACGGGCGCCGACCGCGCCATCCGTGTCGACGTGACCGACGACAAGCTCGATGGGGCGCTCGTCGCTCGCGCACTCAAGGCTCTCGTCGAGCGCGAGAAGCCGGACGTCGTGCTCATGGGCAAGCAGGCCGTCGACGGTGACTCCAACCAGGTGGGTCAGGCGCTCGCCGAGCTGCTCGACTGGCCGATGGCGACGTTCGCCGCGACCATCCAGGAGGAGCAGGGCGCGCTGCTCGTCGGCCGCGAGGTCGATGGCGGCGTGGCGTCGCTGCGCGTGCGTCTGCCCGCCGTGGTCACGGTGGATCTGCGCATCGTCGCACCGACCAGCGTGTACTCGCTGAAGACGGCCCGCACCTTCAAGTACAACGACGGCGTCCGCTTCGCGGCGCTGCCCGCCATCATGGCGTCGAGGAAGAAGCCGCTCGCGGAGGTGAAGCTCGCCGACCTCGCGGCCGATCAGGGGCTCAAGGTGCAGTACCACTCGTTCGAGCCGCCGCCGGCTCGCAAGGCTGGCATCAAGGTCAAGGATGTCGGTGAGCTGGTCACACGCCTGAAGGACGAGGCGAAGGTCCTGTGA
- the nadB gene encoding L-aspartate oxidase yields MAVTTDFLVVGSGIAGLTFALDAAAFGEVTIITKRSREETNTRYAQGGIAAVFDPEDTAEAHVQDTLAAGGGLCHRVVAEICANEGAARVRELIERGASFDAEDGRLRLGREGGHSARRIVHAADATGQEIERALLERAANHPNIRILEHQTAIDLIMLSRFGGPDLCAGAYVLDEKGGDRAHGYTVQTYLARATVLASGGAGKVYLYTSNPDVATGDGVAMAYRAGAEISNMEFYQFHPTCLFHPQAKSFLITEALRGEGAVLRLLDGTPFMSNHDPRRELAPRDIVARAIDFEMKRTGSDYVLLDITHKPASFIREHFPTIHAQCKRFGVDITSEPIPVVPAAHYLCGGISTDLHGRTTIPGLWAIGECACTGLHGANRLASNSLLEGLVFGHRAATKLGGQLHELRQSPFPSVPEWHAGDAVASDEEVVVTHNWDELRRTMWNYVGIVRSSARLRRAARRIALLQDEIREYYWKHLVTRELLELRNIATVAELIVACAAARHESRGLHTTIDHPEVDPRFAADTVLKRGVPPHLRGNGGPAAAPAAPSWVDPR; encoded by the coding sequence GTGGCTGTCACGACCGATTTTCTCGTGGTGGGCAGCGGAATCGCAGGGCTCACCTTCGCACTGGATGCTGCCGCGTTCGGCGAGGTGACGATCATCACCAAGCGGAGCCGCGAAGAGACCAACACGAGGTACGCTCAGGGAGGCATCGCCGCCGTCTTCGATCCCGAGGACACGGCCGAGGCTCATGTACAGGACACGCTGGCGGCGGGCGGCGGCCTCTGTCACCGCGTGGTGGCGGAGATCTGTGCCAACGAAGGGGCAGCGCGGGTGCGCGAGCTCATCGAGCGGGGGGCCAGCTTCGACGCGGAGGATGGCCGGCTACGGCTCGGTCGTGAAGGCGGCCACAGCGCGCGACGCATCGTTCATGCCGCGGATGCGACCGGTCAGGAGATCGAGCGTGCCTTGCTCGAGCGGGCGGCCAACCACCCGAACATCCGGATCCTGGAACACCAGACGGCCATCGATCTGATCATGCTCTCCCGCTTCGGCGGCCCCGATCTGTGCGCTGGAGCCTACGTGCTCGACGAGAAGGGTGGAGACCGAGCCCATGGCTACACCGTCCAGACCTACCTGGCGCGGGCCACCGTCCTCGCCTCCGGCGGCGCGGGCAAAGTGTACCTGTACACCTCGAACCCCGACGTCGCGACAGGGGACGGTGTCGCCATGGCGTACCGCGCGGGCGCCGAGATCTCCAACATGGAGTTCTACCAGTTTCACCCGACCTGCCTGTTCCATCCGCAGGCGAAGAGCTTCCTCATCACCGAAGCGCTGCGAGGGGAGGGGGCCGTGCTGCGGCTCCTGGACGGCACGCCGTTCATGAGCAACCACGACCCCCGCCGTGAGCTCGCACCGCGCGACATCGTGGCGAGGGCCATCGACTTCGAGATGAAGCGCACCGGCAGCGACTACGTGCTGCTCGACATCACCCACAAACCCGCGAGCTTCATCCGCGAACACTTCCCGACCATCCACGCCCAGTGCAAGCGGTTCGGCGTCGACATCACCTCCGAGCCCATCCCGGTCGTACCTGCCGCGCACTACCTCTGCGGCGGCATCAGCACCGACCTGCACGGGCGCACGACCATCCCGGGCCTCTGGGCCATCGGGGAGTGCGCTTGCACCGGCCTGCACGGGGCCAACAGGCTGGCTTCCAATTCCTTGCTCGAAGGCCTGGTCTTCGGTCACCGCGCCGCGACCAAGCTGGGAGGCCAGCTCCACGAGCTGCGACAGAGCCCCTTCCCCAGCGTGCCCGAGTGGCATGCCGGCGACGCCGTGGCCAGCGACGAAGAGGTCGTGGTCACCCACAACTGGGACGAGCTTCGCCGCACCATGTGGAATTACGTGGGCATCGTCCGTTCCAGCGCCAGGCTGAGGCGAGCGGCTCGCCGCATTGCCCTCTTGCAGGACGAGATCCGGGAGTATTACTGGAAGCACCTGGTGACCCGCGAACTCCTCGAACTCAGGAACATCGCCACCGTCGCGGAGCTGATCGTCGCCTGTGCCGCTGCACGTCACGAGAGCCGAGGGCTGCACACCACCATCGACCATCCCGAGGTGGACCCCAGGTTCGCAGCGGACACCGTCTTGAAGAGAGGCGTCCCTCCGCATCTCCGTGGCAACGGAGGCCCCGCCGCCGCGCCAGCCGCGCCCTCCTGGGTCGACCCCCGATGA
- a CDS encoding CPBP family intramembrane glutamic endopeptidase → MSDPPPAFREDKPRGLRGGDLGDPEERPMSLPLAAVWALSITFLFVWFLAVLVAIRPSAQSDLVSTFGCQAVAYLLGLFGILRLHAPHASIRDFLGIRPTHLAFFPLAVLLGLALEAPIGALYDLIARRWPTPREGELELLNTLASGTAIEQATLGLVLVVLGPALEEVLFRGALTRPLLRRYGAPVVIVATAALFAIAHFQPQKFLPIGLFGLALGMVRYASGSILPAMLMHATYNAVPFVALLGASADVGAAEAVPTDAPRPFDLRQLLIDPASLPPAAVAGSTVLAALLLAAVFALAARSKTATQARHRDHA, encoded by the coding sequence ATGAGCGATCCGCCTCCCGCCTTCCGGGAAGACAAGCCACGCGGCCTCCGCGGAGGTGATCTGGGCGACCCCGAAGAACGACCCATGTCGCTGCCTCTGGCGGCCGTCTGGGCCCTCTCGATCACCTTCCTGTTCGTCTGGTTCCTCGCGGTGCTCGTCGCCATCCGGCCCTCGGCCCAGTCGGACCTGGTGAGCACCTTCGGATGCCAGGCCGTGGCCTACCTGCTCGGCCTCTTCGGCATCCTCCGACTCCACGCACCGCACGCCTCGATCCGGGATTTTCTCGGCATCCGGCCGACCCACCTCGCGTTCTTTCCCCTCGCCGTCTTGCTCGGCCTCGCGCTGGAGGCGCCGATCGGCGCGCTCTACGACCTCATTGCGCGGCGCTGGCCGACACCTCGGGAGGGCGAACTCGAGCTTCTGAACACGCTCGCCAGCGGGACGGCCATCGAGCAAGCCACCCTCGGGCTCGTGCTCGTCGTGCTCGGTCCCGCCCTGGAGGAGGTGCTGTTCCGCGGCGCGCTCACCCGCCCCCTCCTGCGCCGCTACGGCGCGCCCGTGGTCATCGTGGCGACGGCAGCGCTCTTCGCCATCGCCCACTTCCAGCCTCAGAAGTTCCTCCCGATCGGCCTCTTCGGCCTGGCCCTGGGGATGGTGCGGTACGCGAGCGGCTCCATCCTCCCTGCCATGCTGATGCACGCCACCTACAACGCCGTTCCGTTCGTCGCCCTGCTCGGCGCGTCGGCCGACGTCGGTGCTGCCGAGGCCGTGCCCACCGACGCTCCTCGCCCCTTCGACCTCCGACAGCTCCTGATCGACCCTGCATCCCTCCCGCCGGCAGCCGTCGCCGGGAGCACCGTCCTCGCGGCCCTTCTCCTGGCAGCCGTGTTCGCGCTCGCCGCCAGGTCCAAGACGGCCACTCAAGCCCGCCACAGAGACCACGCATGA
- a CDS encoding patatin-like phospholipase family protein encodes MKTTEPSGGTPRARVSLCLPGGGLSGALYQIGALAALEDGVAGFDNQSFTLYLGSGSGAAVAAAIAGGVPVDRIYRALLDPADNFFPLERGHLMHLDLDEWRRALGTSWVALRHAFARLTSRGDTPTNAPGHYLLLEQLDRLHDSLPAGLFKLDRYERFLAEFFLRRGIPNGFRAMPRRLLIPAHDLDSGERVVFGSSGYEDIPVSLACAASLALPLFFSPVRVDDRHFLDGGLGHVAHLDLAEADGADLAIVVNPLVPVSTARRAIPTGHGARDSVRDKGLLWIYNQALRVGAHARLHQDVARVTASSPLQVLVLEPEPTDALLFLQNPAGLKARRTILEYAYRTTRERITHWMERNRAVVERFAWQEAR; translated from the coding sequence ATGAAGACCACCGAACCCTCAGGGGGCACTCCCCGGGCCCGTGTCAGTTTGTGCCTTCCCGGCGGCGGCCTGTCGGGAGCCCTCTACCAGATCGGCGCCCTCGCTGCCCTCGAGGACGGCGTCGCAGGCTTCGACAACCAGAGCTTCACCCTCTACCTCGGCAGCGGCAGTGGCGCGGCCGTCGCTGCCGCGATCGCCGGCGGTGTCCCTGTCGATCGCATCTACCGCGCGCTCCTCGATCCGGCCGACAATTTCTTCCCGCTCGAGCGAGGTCACCTCATGCACCTCGACCTCGACGAGTGGCGACGCGCCCTTGGCACGAGCTGGGTCGCTCTGCGCCACGCCTTCGCCAGGCTCACCTCGCGGGGTGACACACCGACCAACGCACCGGGTCATTACCTCCTTCTCGAGCAGCTCGACAGGCTCCACGACTCGCTCCCTGCCGGCCTCTTCAAGCTCGACCGCTACGAGCGCTTCCTCGCCGAGTTCTTCCTGCGCCGAGGCATCCCCAACGGGTTCCGCGCCATGCCCAGGCGGCTGCTCATCCCGGCCCACGACCTCGACTCGGGAGAGCGCGTCGTCTTCGGCTCCTCCGGCTACGAAGACATCCCTGTGTCGCTCGCCTGTGCGGCCTCGCTCGCTCTCCCCCTGTTCTTCTCGCCCGTGCGCGTCGACGACCGCCACTTCCTCGACGGCGGACTGGGCCACGTCGCCCACCTCGATCTCGCCGAGGCCGATGGCGCAGATCTCGCCATCGTCGTGAACCCCCTCGTCCCCGTCTCCACGGCGCGGCGAGCCATCCCGACCGGACATGGCGCGCGGGACAGCGTGCGCGACAAGGGCCTGCTCTGGATCTACAACCAGGCCCTCCGCGTCGGTGCCCACGCGCGCCTGCACCAGGACGTCGCGCGCGTCACCGCGTCGAGCCCGCTCCAGGTCCTCGTGCTGGAGCCCGAGCCCACCGACGCGCTCCTGTTCCTCCAGAACCCTGCCGGCCTCAAGGCGCGACGAACGATTCTGGAGTATGCCTACCGCACCACACGCGAACGGATCACGCACTGGATGGAGCGGAACCGCGCCGTCGTGGAGCGCTTCGCATGGCAGGAGGCACGTTGA
- the fusA gene encoding elongation factor G, with amino-acid sequence MIAELSKLRNIGISAHIDSGKTTLTERILFYTKRIHAIHEVKGKDGVGAKMDSMDLERERGITIQSAATHCTWANHQINIIDTPGHVDFTIEVERAMRVLDGAILVLCAVAGVQSQSLTVDRQMRRYGVPRIAFVNKCDRAGANPLRVRDQLREKLNLNPVLLQLPIGLEDKFVGIVDLIKMKSFRFEGPNGETIIEGPIPDDMAEEAKKARETMLDGLSMFSDALTEAILEENVTEELLVKAVRDATIKLQIVPVMMGSAYKNKAVQILLNAVNAYLPAPSDVPNNAVDLSKNEEKVSLTSDPEQPLVMLAFKLEDGRFGQLTYIRVYQGTVTRGKEIINTRTGKKHKVGRLVRMHSDDMEDIDSASAGDIVALFGIDCNSGDTFTDGTLNYAMSSMYVPDAVIHLTVAPKDNKAQANMSKALRRFSKEDPTFRVGADPETGDTVISGMGELHLDVYIERMKREYSAEVIVSPPRVAYRETVTRRVDYSYTHKKQTGGSGQYGKVAGFFEPYADGRYQFNDEIVGGAIPREFISSVDKGFQSMLTKGALIGAPVTGVAVTVNDGAAHAVDSSDIAFQEAARGAWRESYAKAAPHILEPLMKVAAEGPSEFQGGIVGILMQRRGIIIGSTEADGFCRVEADVPLAEMFGFSTILRSATQGKAEFSMEFARYAPVPVQIGEELIKKYREELAKKAK; translated from the coding sequence GTGATCGCCGAACTCTCCAAGCTGAGGAACATCGGGATCAGCGCCCACATTGACTCGGGCAAGACCACGCTGACCGAGCGCATCCTCTTCTACACGAAGCGCATTCACGCCATCCACGAGGTCAAGGGCAAGGACGGCGTCGGCGCCAAGATGGACTCGATGGATCTCGAGCGCGAGCGCGGGATCACCATCCAGTCTGCGGCGACGCACTGCACCTGGGCCAACCACCAGATCAACATCATCGACACGCCAGGCCACGTCGACTTCACCATCGAGGTCGAGCGAGCCATGCGCGTGCTCGACGGCGCCATCCTGGTGCTGTGTGCCGTCGCTGGTGTGCAGAGCCAGTCGCTCACGGTCGACCGGCAGATGCGCCGGTACGGCGTGCCCCGCATCGCCTTCGTGAACAAGTGTGACCGCGCTGGCGCCAACCCGCTGCGCGTCCGCGACCAGCTCCGCGAGAAGCTCAACCTGAACCCCGTCCTGCTCCAGCTCCCCATCGGCTTGGAGGACAAGTTCGTGGGCATCGTCGACCTCATCAAGATGAAGTCCTTCCGCTTCGAGGGACCGAACGGTGAGACGATCATCGAGGGACCGATCCCCGACGACATGGCCGAGGAGGCGAAGAAGGCCCGTGAGACGATGCTCGACGGCCTCAGCATGTTCTCGGACGCGCTGACGGAAGCGATCCTCGAGGAGAACGTCACCGAGGAGCTCCTGGTGAAGGCGGTCCGTGACGCGACCATCAAGCTCCAGATCGTCCCCGTGATGATGGGCTCCGCCTACAAGAACAAGGCGGTCCAGATCCTCCTCAACGCCGTGAACGCCTACCTCCCCGCTCCGAGCGACGTGCCGAACAACGCCGTCGATCTGAGCAAGAACGAGGAGAAGGTCTCGCTCACGAGCGATCCCGAGCAGCCGCTCGTCATGCTGGCGTTCAAGCTGGAAGACGGTCGCTTCGGCCAGCTCACCTACATCCGCGTCTACCAGGGCACGGTCACCCGCGGGAAAGAGATCATCAACACCCGCACGGGCAAGAAGCACAAGGTCGGCCGCCTCGTCCGCATGCACTCGGACGACATGGAAGACATCGACAGCGCCAGCGCTGGCGACATCGTTGCCCTCTTCGGTATCGACTGCAACTCGGGTGACACCTTCACCGACGGCACGCTCAACTACGCGATGTCGTCGATGTACGTCCCCGATGCCGTCATCCACCTGACGGTGGCGCCCAAGGACAACAAGGCCCAGGCCAACATGTCCAAGGCCCTGCGCCGCTTCTCCAAGGAAGACCCGACCTTCCGCGTCGGCGCCGATCCCGAGACGGGTGACACCGTGATCTCGGGCATGGGTGAGCTTCACCTCGACGTGTACATCGAGCGCATGAAGCGCGAGTACTCGGCCGAGGTGATCGTGAGCCCGCCGCGCGTCGCCTACCGCGAGACGGTCACCCGCCGCGTCGACTACAGCTACACCCACAAGAAGCAGACCGGCGGTTCGGGTCAGTACGGCAAGGTCGCGGGCTTCTTCGAGCCCTACGCCGACGGCCGCTACCAGTTCAACGACGAGATCGTCGGCGGCGCCATCCCCCGCGAGTTCATCTCGTCGGTCGACAAGGGCTTCCAGTCGATGCTCACCAAGGGTGCCCTCATCGGCGCTCCGGTCACGGGCGTGGCGGTCACCGTCAATGACGGCGCGGCCCACGCGGTCGACTCGTCGGACATCGCCTTCCAGGAGGCCGCACGCGGCGCCTGGCGCGAATCCTATGCCAAGGCTGCCCCCCACATCCTCGAGCCCCTCATGAAGGTGGCCGCGGAAGGGCCCAGCGAGTTCCAGGGCGGCATCGTCGGCATCCTGATGCAGCGCCGTGGTATCATCATCGGGTCCACGGAGGCTGACGGCTTCTGCCGCGTCGAGGCCGACGTCCCCCTGGCCGAGATGTTCGGCTTCTCGACCATCCTCCGCTCCGCCACCCAGGGCAAAGCCGAGTTCTCCATGGAGTTCGCACGCTACGCTCCGGTCCCTGTCCAGATTGGCGAGGAGCTCATCAAGAAGTACCGCGAGGAGCTGGCCAAAAAAGCAAAGTGA
- a CDS encoding AAA family ATPase: protein MFRREVNERSPMRVFEGSMHGGLGPGNVGIVASPPGVGKTALLVQIALDDLLRDRKVLHISREHAVDHVRSYYDEIFHDISQTSRLEGPEAILLDIERDRLILSLLGQVRRGAPSEGGIVQKIQEMVLFARDIAHFEPDVIVIDGFDASTSTPEAVKALADLARERSAELWFSVQTPAGADVGASLPAPIAAIVNDVAVVVCLQPERDVVRLRLLKDHANTNLKDLHLRLDPHSMRVIDEDVRPPSERPRDPRKFRLISGGAKGAEAEFGACAERWELHETNYSFEGHKLLERERGVVTLSEDELRKGDFSLMYVSRRLGRVLSEIPLVRNVLQTIWHQLNAASQVFVVGIIQEDGTVRGGTGWGAELARLWKKPLYVYDQQRRGWFRWSGKAWEMDLAPTISHESFAGIGTQDLSDEGREAIRDLFLRSFGAPAS, encoded by the coding sequence ATGTTCCGGAGAGAGGTGAACGAGCGGAGCCCGATGCGTGTGTTCGAGGGATCGATGCACGGCGGGCTCGGACCCGGCAATGTCGGCATCGTCGCCTCTCCTCCGGGAGTCGGGAAAACCGCACTCCTCGTGCAGATCGCGCTGGATGATCTCCTGCGCGATCGCAAGGTCCTTCACATCTCCAGAGAGCACGCGGTCGACCACGTGCGCTCGTACTACGACGAGATCTTCCACGACATCTCCCAGACCTCCAGGCTCGAAGGCCCGGAGGCCATCCTCCTCGACATCGAGCGGGATCGGCTGATCCTCTCGCTGCTCGGTCAGGTGCGCCGAGGCGCACCGAGCGAGGGCGGGATCGTCCAGAAGATCCAGGAGATGGTGCTCTTCGCGCGCGACATCGCGCACTTCGAGCCCGACGTCATCGTCATCGACGGCTTCGACGCTTCCACCTCCACACCGGAGGCCGTGAAGGCGCTCGCCGACCTTGCACGAGAGCGCAGCGCAGAGCTGTGGTTCTCGGTGCAGACCCCGGCGGGCGCCGACGTCGGCGCGTCCCTCCCTGCCCCGATCGCCGCCATCGTGAACGACGTGGCGGTCGTCGTGTGTCTCCAGCCCGAGCGTGACGTGGTCCGCCTCCGCCTCCTCAAGGATCACGCGAACACGAACCTCAAGGATCTGCACCTGCGGCTCGACCCTCACTCGATGCGCGTCATCGACGAGGACGTGCGGCCTCCCTCGGAGCGCCCCCGTGATCCCCGCAAGTTCCGCCTCATCTCGGGTGGCGCCAAGGGCGCCGAGGCCGAGTTTGGCGCCTGCGCCGAGCGCTGGGAGTTGCACGAGACCAACTACAGCTTCGAGGGTCACAAGCTCCTCGAACGCGAGCGCGGCGTCGTCACCCTCAGCGAAGACGAGCTGCGCAAGGGCGACTTCAGCCTGATGTACGTCTCCCGTCGCCTCGGGCGCGTGCTCAGCGAGATCCCGCTCGTGCGCAACGTCCTGCAGACGATCTGGCACCAGCTCAACGCGGCGTCCCAGGTGTTCGTCGTCGGCATCATCCAGGAGGATGGCACCGTGCGTGGTGGGACGGGCTGGGGTGCAGAGCTGGCCCGACTCTGGAAGAAGCCGCTCTACGTCTACGACCAGCAGCGACGCGGCTGGTTCCGCTGGAGCGGGAAGGCGTGGGAGATGGACCTCGCGCCCACGATCTCGCACGAGAGCTTCGCCGGCATCGGCACCCAGGACCTCTCCGACGAAGGTCGCGAAGCTATCCGGGACCTCTTCCTGCGTAGCTTCGGCGCGCCTGCGAGCTGA
- a CDS encoding MFS transporter, with amino-acid sequence MNTGRVSKPGAREPAAAGTLAALATLYLAQGLPFGFQAHGLRGYLTESGMDLKKVGLAGALAMPWTLKLLWAPLVDRYGSRRVGRRKSWIIPLQVLLALACATVAMTPPSQGLTPLLVLILLMNLLAATQDIAVDGLAIDLLKPHQLGRGNAAQVVGFKVGMLIAGGWLLWASPWIGWSGMFFVMSALVLAALGATLMLREPESAGDGDERAAEGSPGSLRGVLRSLLEALKVPGAGWLLLFVGTYKLGESMVDAMFIPYLIGSGYTMSDIGKWIGTYGMVASIAGSLAGGELARRMPLLGAVGLAAVLRAAALSGPWYLASLGGKPPAAGVLTVSILEHFFGGALTTAMFAFMMSRVRRSVGATHYTLLAGVETLGKTPGMLSGYVVAALGYRGLFALGVALSVAFLGLLLPLRERPSRDAISSQARRSYAGRGPG; translated from the coding sequence GTGAACACGGGTCGGGTGTCGAAACCAGGAGCGCGCGAGCCCGCCGCTGCTGGCACGCTGGCGGCGCTCGCCACGCTCTACCTCGCGCAGGGGCTGCCGTTCGGGTTTCAGGCACACGGTCTGCGTGGGTACCTGACCGAATCAGGGATGGACCTGAAGAAGGTGGGGCTGGCGGGGGCGCTGGCCATGCCGTGGACGCTCAAGCTCCTGTGGGCGCCGCTGGTCGATCGGTACGGGTCGCGGCGCGTGGGTCGGCGGAAGTCGTGGATCATCCCGCTCCAGGTGCTGCTCGCGCTCGCGTGCGCGACGGTGGCGATGACGCCGCCGTCCCAAGGGCTGACGCCGCTGCTGGTGTTGATCCTGCTGATGAACCTGCTGGCGGCGACGCAGGACATCGCGGTGGATGGGCTGGCAATCGATCTGCTGAAGCCGCATCAGCTCGGGCGCGGCAACGCGGCGCAGGTGGTGGGCTTCAAGGTGGGGATGCTGATCGCTGGCGGGTGGCTGCTGTGGGCGAGCCCGTGGATCGGCTGGAGCGGGATGTTCTTCGTCATGTCGGCGCTGGTGCTCGCTGCACTGGGTGCGACGCTGATGCTGCGCGAACCAGAGAGCGCGGGCGACGGCGACGAGCGCGCGGCGGAGGGCTCGCCCGGGTCGCTGCGGGGTGTGCTGCGCAGCTTGCTGGAGGCGCTGAAGGTGCCCGGTGCCGGGTGGCTGCTGCTCTTCGTGGGGACGTACAAGCTGGGCGAGTCGATGGTCGACGCGATGTTCATCCCGTACCTCATCGGGTCGGGCTACACGATGTCGGACATCGGGAAGTGGATCGGGACGTACGGGATGGTGGCGTCGATCGCGGGGTCGCTCGCTGGAGGGGAGCTGGCGAGGCGGATGCCGCTGCTCGGGGCGGTGGGCCTCGCGGCGGTGCTCAGGGCCGCTGCGCTCTCCGGTCCGTGGTACCTGGCGTCGCTGGGTGGGAAGCCACCGGCGGCGGGTGTGCTGACCGTGTCGATCCTGGAGCACTTCTTCGGAGGTGCGCTGACCACGGCGATGTTCGCGTTCATGATGTCGCGCGTGCGCCGCTCCGTCGGCGCGACGCACTACACGCTGCTGGCCGGGGTGGAGACCTTGGGCAAGACGCCCGGCATGCTGTCCGGCTACGTGGTGGCAGCGCTCGGCTACAGAGGGCTGTTCGCCCTCGGGGTCGCGCTGTCCGTTGCGTTCCTGGGGTTGTTGCTGCCGCTCCGGGAGCGGCCGTCGCGGGACGCGATCAGCTCGCAGGCGCGCCGAAGCTACGCAGGAAGAGGTCCCGGATAG